The Lycium barbarum isolate Lr01 chromosome 4, ASM1917538v2, whole genome shotgun sequence nucleotide sequence GCCTATGGAGGATATTAGGAAAAGTTTTGTTAGTCAATTTCAATTGCGGCGCACTCCGAAAATAGCTTACTTTGATCCGGAGCATGTGTATATAGACTTCTACAATGAAGTAGATTACACTCACATTCAATCCAAAACATATGTTTATATTGATGAATGCCCCATGAAAGTTCTCAAATGGTCCCCAGATTTTACCCCTAAAAAGGAAACCTCTATTGTTCTGGTATGGGTGCTCATTCATAAGCTCCCATGGCATTTGTTCAAATGGGACATTCTTGCTAGGATTATTAAGTCTGTCGGGACGGCGGTTGCTCCTGACCAGGCCACTTATTCTAAATCCCGAGGAAATGTTGCCAAAATCAAGGTCAAAATTGATTTGCTTAAACCAAGATTGGATCAAATTTGGTTAGGCTTCAATAGGTTGGAAGGTGGTGAAGATGGAGTGTGGCTTGATATTGAATATAAGGGAGTACCATCTTATTGTAATTACTGTTGTATACAAGGGCACCTGGAATCTCAATGTAGAAAAAAGGCTAGAGATGACAGAATCAAGGCTCAAAAGAAAGAAGCTgaagagaaggaaaaaaaaaagttgctcaAGACAACAACACATAAGATCAAGATGGTTTCACTGAAGTTACGAGAAAAAACAAGAAGCAATCCAAAAAGAAACACAATATGGAAACCAGTAGCAGCAAACACCAGAAAACTAAAAACAAAGAGGACAAATCGCAACTCTGCCAACAACTAGAAACAAACAATGACATGGAAGATCAATATGAAGAAGACAAAATAGAAAAGGAAGCAACTCAACAGAATAAACAAGAAAAAGAGGGGCAACATTTGAAGGAGCAGAAAAAAAGACAAGCTCAgaaaaacaagaagaagaaggCCAAAGAAAAGATTGAATATGCTCAGAAGGTAGACCAAACCTCAAAACATGATGAAATCCTTACAAATTCACCAGATGTAGTTGCTCGACCCCAGAAAAACCAACAGACCCACACCAACCAAAAGAACATAATTTCTAAAACCAAACCTCAACCAATACAAAAACAAACCAACAACCAAAACCAGCCTCCACAAATACAAAATACTTACACCAAACAAACTCTCTCCCATCCTAACCCAAGCAATTCTAAGCAAACCCAACAACACAGAACAGAGAAGTATCAGTCTGATGATTCTAACCCTGATGCCTCCACCGAAGAAGAGCAGGACACTGAGGAAGAAGAGAGTAGTGCAGAAGATGATTACGAAAGTGTCCAAAGTTCAGATTCTGAGGAGGAAACATATGATAAACCAACAATTAACTTCAACCCCGCATCAAACATAGAATTGGATCAAGCTTTTGGAGAAATAACAAAACACATGAATGTTTCTCCAAGAGGTCCCCAATCCAACAGGGACGGTAGAGGTGGAGGCAGGAAAAGCCAACCTCAAACTACCAGAGCTCAAAGCAAAGATCCAAAACCCAAACATTCTCAATGATTAAGTCTATCATTTGGAATATTAGAGGCATCCGAACTATGGGTGCTTTTGACAGACTCAAACAAATCAAGATGGCTTACAAACTCGATTTTGTTACTGTGTTTGAACCCTTTTGTAGAAATACCATGATTAATAAGTTTAAAAGAAGATTGGGGTATCAATTCTGTTACTCTAACTGCAACAACCAAATCTGGATTTTCTGTGATCACAACTATGAATGTAGCATTTTGGAAGACAAGGAACAACATGTTACTTGTAGCATCAAATATCAAGAAGATACTATTCTATTAACTGCGGTCTATGCTAAGTGTGATGAGCAACTCGGAGAAACTTTGTGGGATGACCTTAGACTAATTGCTAACAACTCAAACTCTCCTTGGATGGTGGTAGGTGACTTCAATTGTATTCTTGCCCCAGAAGAAAAGAGAGGAGGTACAATTCATAGAATGAGCAAAAGTATGCCTTTGCTCAATTGTATAATGGATTGTTCACTTGAAGATGCTGGTTATATTGGATCTACTTATACTTGGTGTAATGGTAGAGGACCAAGGCATAGGGTCTGGGAAAGACTTGATAGAGCCTTAACCAACCAACTGTGGAACCACAAATTCCCCTACACCACCGTCACTCATCTAGTCAGAACTGGCTCTGACCATGCCCCTCTAATGTTGGAAATCTCACACTCTCAGGCTAACTATAAGAAATACTTCAAGTTCTTAAACTTGTGGACAGAAGAGCCTGATTTTTCGGATATTGTAAAGGATGCATGGGCTATTGAAACCGTTGGAACTCTTATGTGGAAGTTTCACTTGAAACTTAAGAATACTTGCAAAAAGCTCTCTGAATGGTCCAGAAATACTCTAGGTAATATCTTTGAAACCACCAAAAAGATGGAAGCTAGGATTGCTCAACTGGAAGAAGTCTGCTTAAGAGATAATTCTGAGGAAAATAGGATGGCTTATAATAATGCTAATGCATTACTGATCTAACATGTGAAG carries:
- the LOC132637286 gene encoding uncharacterized protein LOC132637286 — protein: MEDQYEEDKIEKEATQQNKQEKEGQHLKEQKKRQAQKNKKKKAKEKIEYAQKVDQTSKHDEILTNSPDVVARPQKNQQTHTNQKNIISKTKPQPIQKQTNNQNQPPQIQNTYTKQTLSHPNPSNSKQTQQHRTEKYQSDDSNPDASTEEEQDTEEEESSAEDDYESVQSSDSEEETYDKPTINFNPASNIELDQAFGEITKHMNVSPRGPQSNRDGRGGGRKSQPQTTRAQSKDPKPKHSQ
- the LOC132637284 gene encoding uncharacterized protein LOC132637284 is translated as MISGSKSTYSKPTFSAIVQESLHSNQAEHQPVEIKQGTHLGKRVVYFNAEDYFVNLAKECKLTIVGKFIRGKPPMEDIRKSFVSQFQLRRTPKIAYFDPEHVYIDFYNEVDYTHIQSKTYVYIDECPMKVLKWSPDFTPKKETSIVLVWVLIHKLPWHLFKWDILARIIKSVGTAVAPDQATYSKSRGNVAKIKVKIDLLKPRLDQIWLGFNRLEGGEDGVWLDIEYKGVPSYCNYCCIQGHLESQCRKKARDDRIKAQKKEAEEKEKKKLLKTTTHKIKMVSLKLREKTRSNPKRNTIWKPVAANTRKLKTKRTNRNSANN